The proteins below are encoded in one region of Syntrophotalea carbinolica DSM 2380:
- a CDS encoding glucose 1-dehydrogenase has translation MRHFRLQGTTAIVTGAGRGVGRGIAIRLAKDGADVVVSDIDSEDVDKVVKEVEACGRKSLGIVADVTKRKEVYDMVDEVVDEFGQLDAMVANAGIAQVKSALELTDEDWDNIFAVNVKGVFLCNQAAAKQMVEQKSGKIINCACIAAHTGLAMLSHYTATKFAVRGFTQALAKELRPFGVQVNAYCPGIVETAMWDLINQEMAKDLDLPNAKTLKQYSELISAGRAVTADDVAAFVAYLVSEDSDYMTGQSVMIDGGLVMN, from the coding sequence ATGAGGCACTTTAGATTACAAGGCACAACGGCAATTGTAACAGGGGCTGGTCGTGGTGTAGGACGTGGTATTGCCATCAGGCTTGCAAAAGACGGAGCGGATGTGGTGGTCAGCGATATCGATTCCGAAGATGTTGATAAGGTTGTGAAGGAAGTTGAGGCTTGTGGACGCAAGTCACTGGGGATCGTTGCGGATGTGACCAAGCGTAAAGAAGTATATGACATGGTTGACGAGGTTGTCGATGAGTTTGGACAACTTGACGCTATGGTGGCCAACGCTGGAATCGCCCAGGTAAAATCAGCTCTTGAGTTGACGGATGAAGACTGGGACAACATCTTTGCCGTTAACGTTAAAGGCGTATTTCTATGCAATCAAGCTGCTGCAAAGCAGATGGTGGAGCAAAAAAGTGGAAAGATCATCAACTGCGCATGCATTGCAGCACATACGGGGCTCGCTATGTTGTCACATTATACCGCCACCAAATTTGCCGTGCGTGGATTTACTCAAGCCTTAGCTAAAGAATTGAGGCCTTTTGGCGTTCAGGTAAATGCATACTGCCCTGGTATCGTAGAAACTGCCATGTGGGATCTTATCAACCAGGAAATGGCGAAAGATCTGGATCTTCCGAATGCTAAGACTCTGAAACAATATTCAGAGCTTATCTCTGCTGGCCGTGCTGTGACTGCTGATGATGTAGCAGCCTTTGTGGCCTATCTTGTTTCGGAGGATTCCGACTATATGACGGGGCAGTCCGTAATGATCGATGGCGGGCTTGTCATGAATTGA
- a CDS encoding histone deacetylase family protein — protein sequence MKIYYFDQHTFFLPEKHRFPASKYSMLRQRVLTANVVPPENMRTPEPVSDADLHRAHTGDYLHRFEHGLLTKAEIRLIGLPWSPELVQRVKYTAGATVAVCRHALDDGVGLSLGGGTHHACSDHGQGYCLYNDVVVAARALQAEGSVRRVLVIDCDVHQGNGTAETTTGDSSIFTFSIHGEKNFPYCKIPGDLDVGLPDGTGDEAYLRALDEALDIALSRSRPDLAIYLAGVDVHENDRLGRLALTRSGIGRRDESVLSKCRESTIPVGVVMAGGYSRDLSKMVEIQLQTVQIAASFSL from the coding sequence ATGAAAATTTATTATTTCGATCAACACACTTTTTTTCTTCCCGAAAAGCACCGGTTTCCGGCCTCCAAATACAGCATGCTGCGGCAACGCGTGCTGACGGCAAATGTGGTCCCCCCTGAAAACATGCGAACGCCGGAGCCGGTTTCCGATGCCGATTTACATCGTGCGCACACCGGCGATTATCTGCACAGGTTTGAACATGGCCTGCTGACCAAGGCGGAAATTCGTCTGATTGGACTGCCGTGGTCCCCGGAACTGGTGCAACGCGTAAAATACACGGCTGGTGCGACTGTGGCCGTCTGCCGTCATGCGCTCGATGACGGTGTGGGGCTGTCGCTCGGTGGCGGTACGCATCACGCGTGTTCGGATCACGGTCAGGGTTACTGCCTTTACAACGACGTCGTAGTGGCGGCCCGGGCTCTGCAGGCCGAAGGATCGGTTCGGCGTGTGTTGGTCATCGATTGTGATGTCCACCAGGGGAATGGAACGGCCGAAACTACAACGGGGGATTCGTCCATTTTTACTTTTTCGATTCACGGCGAAAAAAACTTCCCCTACTGCAAGATTCCCGGTGATCTGGATGTAGGATTGCCGGACGGAACGGGGGATGAAGCCTATCTGAGAGCGCTTGATGAGGCGCTGGATATTGCATTATCCAGATCGCGCCCCGACCTTGCCATTTATCTGGCCGGCGTCGATGTGCATGAGAACGATCGCCTCGGCAGGCTTGCGCTCACCAGATCCGGCATCGGTCGGCGGGATGAATCGGTCTTGTCCAAGTGCCGGGAGTCGACTATTCCGGTGGGGGTGGTGATGGCGGGGGGGTACAGCCGCGACCTCTCCAAAATGGTTGAAATCCAGTTGCAAACGGTTCAAATAGCTGCCTCTTTTTCATTATAG
- a CDS encoding DUF2959 domain-containing protein — MRLIAVFLIAFALGGCSSLYYGAMEKVGIHKREIMVDRVKAARDSQDEAKQQFLTAMEQFKSVVDFRGEDLEKEYNRFNSTLQDSEARAAEVRRRIAAVEDVSQALFKEWRTEIEQYSSDTLRSSSQRKYDLTRKKYTELISAMKRAEARLEPVLVPLRDQVLFMKHNLNARAIAGLSNELASVQTNVDSLVRDMERAIAQADAFIASLQAE; from the coding sequence ATGAGACTGATTGCTGTTTTCCTCATCGCCTTTGCCCTCGGTGGCTGCAGTAGTCTGTACTACGGTGCTATGGAAAAGGTGGGAATTCATAAGCGCGAGATCATGGTGGATCGTGTCAAGGCGGCACGGGATTCCCAGGATGAAGCGAAACAGCAATTTCTGACGGCCATGGAACAGTTCAAGAGCGTGGTTGATTTTCGGGGAGAGGATCTGGAGAAAGAATACAACCGATTCAACAGCACGTTGCAGGACAGCGAGGCCAGGGCCGCTGAAGTGCGCCGCCGTATTGCTGCGGTCGAGGATGTTTCCCAGGCGCTATTCAAGGAATGGCGAACGGAGATTGAGCAATATTCCAGTGATACGCTGCGCAGTTCCAGTCAGCGAAAGTACGACCTGACACGGAAAAAGTACACCGAACTGATCTCCGCGATGAAGCGGGCCGAGGCCAGGTTGGAACCGGTGTTGGTTCCTTTACGCGATCAGGTTCTGTTCATGAAACACAACCTCAATGCCAGGGCCATTGCCGGTTTGAGCAACGAACTTGCCAGTGTCCAGACGAATGTCGACAGCCTGGTTCGTGACATGGAGCGGGCTATCGCCCAAGCCGATGCGTTTATTGCATCGTTGCAGGCAGAATGA
- a CDS encoding GlsB/YeaQ/YmgE family stress response membrane protein: MGWIVTLIIGGVVGWLASILMKTNAQMGLVANVLVGVVGSMLGFWIAGILGMSPTGGILRFLVAIGGAVLLIFALRKFGVFRKA, encoded by the coding sequence ATGGGTTGGATTGTCACACTGATTATTGGCGGAGTTGTCGGTTGGCTGGCGAGTATTCTCATGAAAACCAATGCCCAGATGGGATTGGTCGCCAACGTGCTGGTGGGCGTGGTGGGGTCGATGCTGGGTTTCTGGATCGCCGGAATATTGGGCATGTCGCCTACCGGCGGCATTCTGCGCTTCCTGGTCGCGATCGGAGGTGCCGTGTTGCTGATCTTCGCCCTGCGCAAGTTCGGTGTCTTCCGTAAGGCATAG
- a CDS encoding DsbC family protein: MKLLVTVVLLFCASTVWAFPKDSCGEKTCIDCHTLSKEEAKYLLDKQADKVLNIEPSQVQALWVVEVEKKGKRYPVYIDFTKNFVMRGEVLRLKDGENLTRERIASLNRIDVATIPLADALLLGKASASKKIIVFTDPQCSYCKKLHAEMKKVVKLDPDVAFYIKMLPLNIHPEAYMIAKSIVCNRSVAMLEQSFAGRPVPPPVCRAEAVDQTIVLARKSGINSTPTVVLPDGRPFSGYRDAATLLKMVGSKVQVPKEVGDTE; this comes from the coding sequence ATGAAATTGCTGGTCACTGTTGTTCTTTTGTTCTGCGCTTCGACGGTCTGGGCTTTCCCAAAGGATAGCTGCGGCGAAAAGACCTGTATCGACTGTCATACCCTGAGCAAGGAGGAAGCGAAGTATCTGCTCGATAAACAGGCCGACAAGGTTTTGAATATCGAACCGTCCCAGGTGCAGGCCCTGTGGGTGGTCGAGGTTGAGAAAAAGGGCAAGCGTTACCCCGTCTATATCGACTTCACCAAAAACTTCGTCATGCGCGGCGAAGTGCTCCGTCTCAAAGACGGGGAAAACCTCACCCGGGAACGCATTGCCAGTCTTAATCGGATCGATGTTGCTACCATTCCTCTCGCCGATGCGTTATTGCTCGGCAAAGCTTCGGCCTCCAAAAAAATCATCGTGTTTACCGATCCGCAGTGCAGCTATTGCAAAAAGCTCCATGCCGAGATGAAAAAGGTCGTGAAGCTCGATCCCGACGTGGCCTTCTATATTAAGATGCTGCCTCTCAATATTCATCCCGAAGCTTACATGATCGCCAAGAGCATCGTCTGTAACCGCTCGGTCGCCATGCTCGAGCAGAGCTTCGCAGGCCGCCCGGTACCGCCGCCCGTTTGTCGCGCCGAAGCCGTCGACCAGACCATCGTTCTGGCGCGTAAGTCCGGCATCAATTCGACCCCGACGGTAGTTCTTCCCGACGGCAGGCCCTTTTCCGGTTATCGCGATGCTGCGACATTGCTTAAGATGGTCGGTTCCAAAGTTCAGGTGCCGAAAGAAGTAGGCGATACTGAGTAA
- a CDS encoding TPM domain-containing protein: MKRILCCILLSLSLLQAACGDRYIDDRAGLMGSDEQTRLRTFQDKLLQELDIELQVVVLDTSPGDLDDAAVTLFEKRGIGERTKGARGVLLLIDPAGRQVRMEIGYDLEGIFPDAFVGYIEQRQMAPFFEAGRIGAGIEATVELVVGKVLGAIDEGSYAPAEEAGGLAHLSGGAGARSTVAIDSGIPAKPRLDDASGFAAQASPEQSLAVYLEVLRARVKDPELGLYSADTRAFFRKWLVTDAQQDNERRTLEAHIGQGQVLRHDGRAVVRFPVTERGAAPYFLIRGEEGWMLDFASMSILVGFNHRNQWHMRSLDHPFMFAFEDWRFDQHGFPHAGN, translated from the coding sequence ATGAAGCGCATACTCTGTTGCATTCTGCTGAGTTTATCGTTGTTGCAGGCGGCCTGCGGGGATCGGTATATCGACGATCGCGCCGGGTTGATGGGATCCGATGAGCAGACGCGGTTGCGGACCTTTCAGGACAAACTGCTGCAGGAACTCGATATCGAATTGCAGGTGGTGGTGCTCGATACCAGCCCCGGCGATCTCGACGATGCGGCAGTGACGCTGTTTGAGAAACGAGGCATCGGCGAACGCACCAAAGGCGCACGCGGAGTGCTGCTGCTGATCGATCCGGCGGGCCGGCAGGTGCGCATGGAGATCGGCTACGATCTGGAGGGCATCTTTCCCGATGCTTTTGTGGGATATATCGAGCAACGCCAGATGGCCCCTTTTTTTGAAGCGGGGCGCATCGGTGCCGGTATCGAGGCGACCGTGGAGCTGGTGGTAGGCAAGGTCCTGGGGGCCATCGACGAAGGCAGCTACGCCCCGGCGGAAGAAGCCGGCGGGCTGGCCCATCTGTCGGGCGGCGCGGGGGCGCGTAGCACCGTTGCTATCGACAGCGGCATACCGGCCAAACCGCGGCTCGACGATGCTTCGGGATTCGCTGCCCAAGCTTCGCCGGAACAGTCCCTGGCGGTTTACCTGGAGGTCTTGCGCGCTCGCGTCAAGGATCCCGAGCTGGGTCTTTATTCCGCTGATACCCGTGCTTTTTTCCGTAAATGGTTGGTGACCGACGCCCAGCAGGATAACGAACGACGTACCCTGGAAGCTCACATCGGGCAGGGACAGGTGTTGCGGCACGATGGGCGGGCGGTGGTGCGCTTTCCCGTAACGGAGAGGGGTGCTGCGCCGTATTTTCTGATCCGCGGGGAGGAAGGCTGGATGCTCGATTTCGCCTCCATGAGCATTCTTGTCGGTTTCAATCATCGCAACCAGTGGCACATGCGCAGCCTCGATCATCCCTTCATGTTTGCTTTCGAAGACTGGCGTTTCGACCAACACGGTTTTCCTCATGCCGGGAATTAA
- a CDS encoding manganese efflux pump MntP, with protein sequence MDMITLFGLALALAMDAFAVALGCGLTLERLTGRHLFRLGWHFGLFQAMMPIIGWLAGLTVQKWIETYDHWVAFGLLVCVGGKMIHEAFQDEETRESRDDPTRGMSLIMLSVATSIDALAVGLSLAIVGISVWFPALIIGIIAGVMTVIGMLLGRRAGARWGQRVEIAGGLILIGIGLKILWEHTLGM encoded by the coding sequence ATGGACATGATTACCCTGTTTGGCCTGGCCCTCGCGCTGGCCATGGATGCCTTTGCCGTGGCTCTGGGCTGCGGCCTGACCCTGGAGCGCCTCACCGGCAGGCATCTGTTTCGCCTCGGCTGGCATTTCGGCTTGTTTCAGGCCATGATGCCGATCATAGGCTGGCTGGCCGGTTTGACCGTGCAGAAGTGGATCGAAACCTACGATCACTGGGTGGCTTTCGGTCTATTGGTATGTGTCGGCGGCAAGATGATTCATGAGGCGTTTCAGGATGAAGAAACCCGTGAATCGCGGGATGATCCGACGCGGGGCATGTCGCTGATCATGCTGTCCGTGGCGACCAGCATCGATGCGCTGGCGGTTGGCCTGTCGTTGGCCATTGTCGGCATCTCGGTATGGTTCCCGGCATTGATTATCGGCATCATCGCCGGGGTCATGACGGTGATCGGCATGCTGCTCGGCCGCCGCGCCGGCGCGCGCTGGGGCCAGCGGGTGGAGATCGCCGGCGGTCTGATCCTTATCGGCATCGGGCTCAAGATCCTCTGGGAGCATACGCTGGGGATGTAA
- the rlmKL gene encoding bifunctional 23S rRNA (guanine(2069)-N(7))-methyltransferase RlmK/23S rRNA (guanine(2445)-N(2))-methyltransferase RlmL — translation MDAPIKFFATAPKGVEPLLADELRALGALEVSETRAGASFQGSLETAYRICLWSRLASRVLMPIAEFSAEDPDQLYAAVGAVPWEEHMTAAGTLAVDAQLRRSKINHSRFAALRVKDAVVDRFRERFDQRPSIDLERPDIRLNLHIDRDQATLSLDLSGDSLHRRGYRAEGVLAPLKENLAAAILLRAGWPDVGARGGALVDPMCGSGTLVIEAALITADCAPGLTRPYWGFAGWLQHRAEVWDTLLEEARQRREAGLQQLPCMIGYDRDRKAIRAARENARLAGLDAHLRFERCELEDLQAVPDAGESGGLLVTNPPYGERLGEVDELRSLYASLGEKLRTHFSGWQAAVFTGNPELAKHIGIRAHKLYKLYNGALECRLLNFDIAEQRFFGADAPQAPLSEGAIMFANRLRKNIKQLRRWLKKEDVTCYRLYDADMPEYAVAVDIYEDRVHVQEYQAPASVDSRQAERRLREVMRVLPEVLQVEPEAITLKVRRKQKGSSQYQKLDRSGERFEVREGNCWFLVNLTDYLDTGLFLDHRPTRFMLQAMAEGKSFLNLFAYTGTATVHAVKGGAATTVTVDMSRTYLDWAQANLRLNQLSGPQHRFVCADVLQYLEREQAHYDLIFLDPPTFSTSKSMETTLDIQRDHVDIIRLAANLLTPGGVLIFSNNFRKFRMDFESLPELEIENITAATIPHDFARNPKIHNCWRITRR, via the coding sequence ATGGATGCACCCATAAAATTTTTCGCTACCGCGCCCAAGGGCGTTGAACCCCTGTTGGCCGATGAACTGCGGGCGCTTGGCGCCCTTGAAGTGTCCGAAACCCGGGCCGGCGCGTCTTTTCAAGGTTCGCTGGAGACCGCCTATCGTATCTGTCTGTGGTCGCGGCTGGCCAGCCGGGTTCTCATGCCGATTGCCGAATTCAGCGCCGAGGATCCGGATCAGCTGTATGCGGCTGTTGGAGCCGTGCCATGGGAGGAGCATATGACTGCCGCCGGTACCCTGGCCGTCGATGCCCAGCTGCGACGCTCCAAAATCAACCATTCGCGTTTTGCCGCCCTGCGGGTCAAGGATGCTGTGGTCGACCGTTTTCGCGAACGTTTCGATCAACGCCCTTCCATCGATCTGGAACGTCCCGATATCCGGCTCAACCTGCATATCGACCGGGATCAGGCGACCCTGAGTCTCGATCTGTCCGGGGACAGCCTGCACCGGCGCGGTTACCGGGCCGAAGGGGTGCTGGCGCCGCTGAAGGAAAATCTTGCCGCCGCCATTCTGCTGCGTGCCGGTTGGCCGGATGTCGGCGCCCGTGGCGGCGCGTTGGTCGATCCCATGTGCGGTTCGGGCACGCTGGTTATCGAGGCGGCGCTTATCACCGCTGATTGCGCGCCGGGCCTGACCCGACCCTACTGGGGATTTGCCGGCTGGTTGCAGCATCGGGCTGAGGTGTGGGATACCCTGCTGGAGGAAGCCCGTCAGCGCCGCGAGGCAGGTTTGCAACAGTTACCCTGTATGATCGGTTACGACCGCGATCGGAAAGCCATTCGCGCCGCCCGGGAGAATGCCCGCCTGGCCGGCCTCGATGCGCACCTGCGCTTTGAACGGTGTGAGCTTGAGGATCTGCAGGCCGTGCCCGACGCCGGAGAATCCGGTGGCCTGCTTGTGACCAATCCCCCTTACGGGGAACGCCTCGGCGAAGTCGACGAGTTGCGTTCGCTGTATGCATCGCTAGGCGAAAAGCTGCGTACCCACTTCAGTGGCTGGCAGGCTGCGGTCTTTACCGGCAATCCGGAACTGGCCAAACATATCGGCATCCGCGCGCACAAACTCTACAAGCTTTACAACGGTGCTCTGGAGTGTCGCCTGCTGAATTTCGACATTGCCGAACAACGGTTTTTCGGTGCCGATGCACCCCAGGCGCCGCTCAGTGAAGGCGCGATCATGTTTGCCAACCGCCTGCGCAAAAACATCAAGCAGCTGCGGCGCTGGCTTAAAAAAGAGGATGTGACCTGTTACCGGCTTTATGACGCCGACATGCCCGAATACGCCGTGGCCGTGGATATCTACGAAGATCGGGTGCACGTGCAGGAATACCAGGCGCCGGCCTCCGTCGACAGCCGTCAGGCCGAGCGCCGCCTGCGTGAGGTTATGCGGGTCCTTCCCGAGGTGCTGCAGGTCGAACCTGAAGCCATTACCCTTAAGGTGCGGCGTAAACAGAAAGGCTCCAGCCAATACCAGAAGCTCGACCGGTCCGGCGAGCGTTTCGAAGTGCGCGAAGGCAACTGCTGGTTCCTGGTCAACCTGACCGACTACCTCGACACCGGCCTGTTCCTCGATCATCGCCCGACCCGTTTCATGCTGCAGGCCATGGCCGAAGGCAAGAGCTTCCTCAACCTGTTCGCCTATACCGGCACCGCCACCGTGCACGCCGTCAAAGGCGGCGCGGCCACCACCGTCACTGTCGATATGTCGCGCACCTATCTCGACTGGGCGCAGGCCAATCTGCGGCTCAATCAACTGTCCGGACCGCAGCACCGCTTTGTCTGTGCCGACGTGCTGCAGTACCTGGAGCGGGAGCAGGCGCATTACGATCTGATTTTTCTCGACCCGCCGACCTTTTCCACCTCCAAGTCGATGGAAACCACCCTCGATATTCAGCGCGACCATGTGGACATCATTCGCCTTGCGGCAAATCTGCTGACGCCCGGCGGGGTGCTGATTTTTTCCAATAACTTCCGCAAGTTCCGTATGGATTTCGAATCCCTGCCGGAACTGGAGATCGAAAATATCACTGCCGCCACCATTCCACACGATTTTGCCCGCAATCCAAAAATTCATAATTGCTGGCGAATCACCCGGCGTTGA
- a CDS encoding SDR family oxidoreductase, whose translation MGYDINNKTVFITGANRGIGKAIAEEFIKQGVAKVYAAVRNVESVAPLVALYGDKVAPIKVDVADEETIIEAANAAQDVDVVINNAGVLSMSSVFDEGAMEALAFELDINLFGLMRVARAFAPVLKANGGGAFVQLNSVGSLKTVPNIATYCTSKAACYAITQALREALVAQGTHVVSVHAGPINTEMLNDTGYGEIAEPPSLVANGIIEALKKGEFHVFPDSLARQVGSVYEGFAENVIMASVTED comes from the coding sequence GTGGGTTACGATATTAACAACAAGACGGTCTTCATCACCGGAGCCAATCGGGGTATCGGCAAAGCCATCGCCGAGGAATTCATAAAACAGGGAGTTGCCAAGGTCTATGCTGCCGTGCGCAACGTGGAGAGTGTTGCTCCACTGGTTGCTTTATACGGAGACAAGGTCGCTCCTATCAAGGTTGATGTGGCGGATGAAGAGACGATCATCGAGGCGGCTAATGCCGCGCAAGACGTGGATGTCGTGATCAACAATGCCGGTGTTTTAAGCATGTCCTCGGTTTTCGATGAGGGTGCCATGGAGGCATTGGCTTTCGAGTTGGATATCAACCTTTTTGGCCTGATGCGCGTCGCGCGGGCTTTTGCCCCGGTACTGAAAGCCAACGGCGGTGGCGCGTTTGTACAACTCAATTCGGTGGGGTCTTTGAAAACAGTGCCGAATATCGCTACCTACTGTACCTCCAAGGCCGCTTGCTATGCGATTACCCAAGCATTGAGAGAGGCCCTCGTCGCGCAGGGAACCCATGTGGTCAGCGTTCATGCGGGACCGATCAATACGGAGATGCTCAATGATACCGGTTACGGAGAGATCGCGGAGCCGCCGTCGCTTGTTGCCAATGGCATCATCGAGGCATTAAAGAAAGGTGAATTTCATGTTTTCCCCGATTCATTGGCCAGGCAGGTCGGTTCCGTTTATGAAGGTTTTGCGGAGAATGTAATAATGGCTTCGGTGACTGAAGACTGA
- a CDS encoding fused MFS/spermidine synthase — protein MASLFCHGELAASRPHPRHLTGFYLWMSVGGVLGGVFNTLLAPVLFDRVIEYPLGLLLACLLLPQVTIDKSRIKARIGDIIGPVLLAALVIGLSRFTESLARNNYHPVFFLLFAITGLACFSFKERRWRFALAFGVLLLTMAHMADLVRGNQVYASRNFFGVKRVVANGNTGIRYLYHGTTVHGSQWLASDRRVTPLTYYHPSGPVGDIFVDSDPATDKSHVAIIGLGVGALASYAHPGEHFTFYEIDPEVERIARNKRFFGFLAGTQGSLEVVLGDGRLSLARAKPGGFNIILLDAFSSDAIPVHLITREAVALYLSKLQTQGLLVFHISNRYLNLEPLMAGLAEEFGLRCIIRRDSGNSRDPNQAGKLPSIYAAMGRPGSAIRHLADNPQWQPIGPDTQPIVWTDRFSNLILLMKW, from the coding sequence TTGGCCAGCCTGTTCTGCCATGGCGAACTTGCCGCAAGCCGTCCCCACCCCCGCCATCTCACAGGTTTTTATCTCTGGATGTCTGTCGGCGGCGTGCTGGGAGGTGTTTTCAATACCCTGTTGGCCCCTGTGCTGTTCGACCGAGTTATCGAGTACCCCCTTGGATTGCTGCTGGCCTGTCTGCTGTTACCACAGGTTACCATCGATAAATCCCGGATAAAGGCGCGTATCGGCGATATTATCGGCCCCGTTCTGCTCGCCGCCTTGGTCATCGGGCTGTCCCGATTCACCGAATCCCTGGCGCGAAATAATTATCATCCGGTCTTTTTTCTGCTGTTTGCCATAACCGGACTGGCCTGTTTCAGCTTCAAGGAAAGGCGCTGGCGTTTCGCCCTGGCCTTCGGCGTTTTACTGCTGACCATGGCGCATATGGCCGATCTGGTCAGGGGAAACCAGGTCTATGCTTCGCGCAATTTTTTCGGCGTCAAGCGGGTGGTGGCCAATGGAAATACGGGCATCCGTTACCTGTATCATGGCACCACGGTGCATGGATCCCAGTGGCTGGCTTCCGACCGCCGCGTCACACCTTTGACCTACTATCATCCAAGCGGCCCCGTAGGCGACATCTTCGTTGACTCCGATCCCGCCACAGACAAAAGCCACGTCGCCATAATCGGCCTCGGGGTCGGAGCCCTGGCCAGCTATGCCCATCCCGGGGAACATTTCACTTTTTATGAAATCGATCCCGAAGTCGAACGCATTGCCCGCAACAAAAGATTCTTCGGTTTTCTTGCCGGGACGCAAGGCTCGCTGGAGGTGGTTCTCGGTGACGGCCGGCTGTCGCTTGCACGGGCCAAACCGGGGGGATTCAACATCATTCTGCTGGACGCCTTCAGTTCCGACGCCATTCCGGTCCATCTGATAACCAGGGAGGCGGTCGCTCTCTATCTGAGCAAACTGCAGACGCAGGGTCTGTTGGTGTTTCACATCTCCAATCGGTATCTGAATCTCGAACCGCTGATGGCCGGTCTCGCCGAGGAATTCGGGTTGCGTTGTATAATCCGCAGGGATTCCGGCAACTCCCGGGATCCGAATCAGGCGGGCAAGCTGCCGTCCATTTATGCCGCCATGGGCCGCCCCGGTTCCGCTATCCGGCACCTGGCAGACAATCCGCAGTGGCAACCGATCGGACCCGATACCCAACCGATTGTCTGGACCGACCGGTTTTCCAACCTGATCTTGCTGATGAAATGGTGA
- a CDS encoding DUF456 domain-containing protein, with product MTIVLWSLAGLLVLSGFAGLLLPALPGPPLLFAGLLCAAWAEDFLYVGWRTLALLGVLALLAVVADFIAGAFGARHFGASTRAMAGAAIGALVGLFFGLPGLLLGPFFGAMAGELTARADLQAASRAGIGAVIGLAVGTAAKMALAVAMLGVFLAVRLL from the coding sequence ATGACCATTGTTTTATGGAGTCTGGCCGGACTGCTGGTGTTGTCGGGGTTTGCCGGGCTGCTGTTACCGGCGCTGCCGGGGCCACCGCTGCTTTTCGCAGGGCTGCTGTGCGCCGCCTGGGCGGAGGATTTTCTTTATGTGGGCTGGCGCACCCTGGCCCTGCTGGGCGTTCTGGCTCTGCTGGCCGTTGTGGCTGATTTTATCGCCGGGGCTTTTGGCGCAAGGCATTTCGGAGCATCCACCAGGGCCATGGCCGGTGCGGCCATCGGGGCTTTGGTCGGCCTTTTTTTCGGCCTGCCGGGCCTGCTTCTGGGGCCTTTTTTCGGTGCCATGGCTGGTGAGTTGACTGCGCGCGCCGATCTGCAAGCTGCCAGTCGCGCGGGAATCGGTGCGGTCATCGGCCTGGCCGTGGGCACCGCTGCTAAAATGGCCCTGGCTGTCGCCATGCTCGGTGTTTTTCTGGCTGTCCGGCTACTTTGA